GAGATGAGCCAGTTAGGAAGGGATGAACTCAAGCAGTAAAGGCTTTTACACAAAAGAATGAGAAGTGGCCAAGGTGTGGGACCGTGGAAGGGAGGTGAGTGTGTAAAGGATGAAATCGAATTGTATGAGAAACAGGCATGTGATGGTAATGTGGAGGAAGTGAGTAAGGGAGACAGGAGTGCTAAAGGGATGGGAGTGTCTTTCCTGGTATTCTCCTGCCCTCATCACTGTTACACTGAAGCAagcacacatcacacacacacacacacacacacacacacacagagcaagagcgagagagagcaaaagagacacacacacacgtacatgctTAGCTCTTTGCCTTTGTAGGGGCCTCAACCCTGACAACCAGTTCTAATCCCTCATCATATTTCCTCCCCTTTCTGAAGCTAGGGAAAAGAGACTCAGCAGTAGCCCATTGGGTCAAACATACTGGGAAAAAGTTAATTAGTCAAAGAGTAATTaacaggagaagggaggggatgGAGCCAGAGACAGAAGGTCAAACAAAGGCTCCTGGGTAGGAAACCAATAGACAGTAAGAAGCACTCAGCTGTtttggatggacagatagatggatggatgaatgaatcagAAAATGGGGCTGGGGCTTAAAAAGACATAGAAGGTGCCTTCTAAAGCAAGCTGTGATGGGCTTCAGTGGaagatgaggctgaagaatgggctGCTGGTATAGGAAGGGAAGTTGACAAACTCACACTTATCTTAGCCTTCCAGAAGGCTTACAAACTAACCAGCCCTGACAAGGTAGCCAATTAACCATTCACCTTGTGAGCCCCCTGGCCTGTTTAAGCCTTGAGGTTTTTCTTAGCAATGTGCCAGCAAGGGCCCAGAAATACAAGTGTCAGAATAGAAAGAGGGGGAATCAGTATGAAATGTCTTCCATTTTGCCCCGAAGCATAGTTTGTAGACATCATCAAGCCTGAACTCTTACATCCTCAGCCAAATAGGAGTTAGAGTGGAAGGAATGGTAAATTAAAGAGTAATAAAAAGGTTTCAGATTTAGACCATTCCTCACAATTCAGACATGATCCCTCTCCTCCCCCAACCCTACCAACTCAAAGGGCTGGGAAATAAAGAAGTTGGAgccaataaggaaaaaaagggggggggggcagaaagcTACATGTCTAATTAGGTGTCTGTGAGCAGGGGCCATTTGGGAAAAAGTCTGTGTGCTGGGCAGGGGCAAAAGCTAGAAAAGCTGcactggagaaaagagaaaagcacaatgaccccAAATTAGGAGACGCAAGGTTTGCAGAAGAACACAAGCTAACCTCATGTGATTTGCCGGTCTGGGGTGGGGATACTTAATCCTACATTGAaggatctatctatctatatgtatCCACCTATCTGTCTTTATATGAAGCATAATATATATGTGCACAAACACATATATCAAAGAATCACTGACTCTTAGTGCTGAAAAGAAACTTAAAGTATTCCTGTCTCTTGCCTATCAATAACTTCTCTGGTCTCTGCGTTTTAAGACTACCAAGGAGGGATGCAAGTTGGGAAGGGGGGAGGGCATTACCTTGCCAATCTTCCTGTTGAGTTACTGTTGTTAACCGTATTAATCCACCTTCTGTCCATCTTTTAATCCTAATTTTGCCCTCAAACGGGCATTGTCTACTCCCTATTTTATACGACCACATTGCTGGCTGTATCTTTATAAATAGCCTTATCCCTACTTTAAAGGTCCAGAGGCTTAGGCACCAAAACATACACCCACAGAGGAAGCAAGGACTCAAAactctgttgaatgaatgaacgaatgaaacaaagacacaaatgaGAATCTTTTTTCCAATGGCGGTAGAGAGGAAAGGCAACAGCGCCACCTCTCGTCCTCCGACGCCATCAATATGGACAGGCTGAGACACAGGTAGTAATACTGGAGATGTGCTCAGGCTCGGCCTTCAGCCCACAGTTTGGATATGGGTGGCCCAGGTTGCCATGGCATCACCTTGGGCTCCACCCTCCCTCGGTTCCCTCCCTCAGCTGGAGTTATGGCAGTCAGTCACGTGCCCCACGCGTAACCACACCTCTGCTCCTCAGAGCAATGTCAAGCGGTCACGTGTGATAGCAACAGATCATGTGGTTGCCACCTCCTCTCCGCCCCCTTCCCTTCACTGGCCCCTTCCAGGTCAAAGAAGCTCTAGGCCGCCCCTCTGCGCATGGGTGATTGGTCACGTGGCCAGAACGTCCGGCGTTCGCCCCGCCCTCCCAGTTTCCGCGCGCCTCTTTGGCAGCTGGTCAcatggtgagggtgggggtgagggggccgCTCTAGCCTGCGGCCTCTGTCTATAGTCTGGCCGTCGCGTCCAGCTGCCGCGGCCTGAGCTCGAGTGGATGGAGCTACAGGAGTCGGCTCCCAGGCCCTGATAACGGGCCGCTCCCGCAGCTCCCGCCCTGGGGTGAGGTAAGTGCAGCCCTTTCCCAGGAATGTGGCCCCCCACGGCGTCCCACGATTGCGCTTTGCGAGCTAGTTGTGGAAGGGTCGCTCGAGGGCGGGAAGTGTGGCAGGATGTTGTCATACGCTTCTTTGTGGTCGTAAGGAGGTGTAATTTTAGGGACTGGGGTATGGGGTCTTTGGTGCAGGGGGTGTGTCCTGTCGGATTTCCCTTGGGCGGGGCGCAGTGGTCCCAAAGGAAGGGGCATTTTTTGCTTTAGGGTCTCACATGGCTGGAGGATGGGTGTTAGAGTCATTGTGTTTGTTACCTGAGGGGCCAGCCCCATGGAAGGTTGGGAGGGAGATGGGATGCTGGATGCTGTGCCTTTTGTGGGAGTTGCTTTGTTGCTGTGGGTTCAAATCACCCTAATTCTGGAAGGGGGATTTGGAGGTAGGAGTCTCTGTCTGATTGTAGGGTCTTCCCTGATCTAAGAATGGCCACCCCTCGATATGAGCCAGTGGCAGAGATTGGTGTCGGTGCCTATGGGACGGTGTACAAGGCCCGTGATCCCCACAGTGGTCACTTTGTGGCCCTCAAGAGCGTGAGAGTTCCCAAtggaggaggagctggaggaggcctTCCCATCAGTACGGTTCGTGAGGTGGCCTTACTGAGGCGGCTGGAGGCTTTTGAACATCCCAATGTTGTCCGGTGAGAAGAAGATGGAGTGTTGGGAATCAGTAGTAACGGGGAAAAGACAACCTTTTGGTGGGAGTGGTAGTTAAAAGAGAAGCGGAGACCTGAGGAAAGAGAGGCCATGTTGGGTAAAAGGAGATTGGAAAATGAGTGACCATTTGTTCTGCACAGGCTGGTGGATGTCTGTGCCACAGCTCGAACTGACAGGGAGACCAAGGTGACCTTGGTGTTTGAGCATGTGGACCAAGACCTAAGGACTTATCTGGACAAGGCCCCTCCCCCAGGTTTGCCAGTGGAGACCATCAAGGTGAGTGGGGTGTGCAAGCATTGAGAGGTAGATTAGGATCTTTGTTTAGAACCTGTTGGGGTTTCATGTATGATGTCTAGTTCCCAGTGTCTTTATACCTCCCCCTTCCAAATCAGGATCTGATGCGCCAGTTTCTAAGAGGCCTCGATTTCCTTCATGCCAATTGCATCGTTCACCGAGACCTGAAGCCAGAGAACATTCTGGTGACAAGTGGTGGGACAGTTAAGCTGGCTGACTTTGGCCTAGCCAGAATCTACAGCTATCAGATGGCACTTACACCTGTGGTCAGTAAAAAGATAGTAGCCCTAAAATGGGTTCTGGTTGGATGTAGAAGTGGTTGCCCATGACAATTGGAAAGTCAGATTGTGCCTCATGGTAACCCCCAGGGCCCTTATGCACTCTTCCTGTTCCCTTTAGGTTGTTACACTCTGGTACCGGGCTCCCGAAGTTCTTTTGCAGTCTACATATGCAACACCCGTGGACATGTGGAGTGTTGGCTGTATCTTTGCTGAGATGTTTCGTCGAAAGTAAGGAGCCTTAGTATCTCAAACCATCTTGAATTCTTCAGATTTCTTGTTCATGAACCACATCCAGACCCCACCCATTCTTTCCCTTGACTACTACATTCTCTTGAATTGCCTCTAACCAGAAGCTCTGAAATGTCCTGGAATTAGAAACTTCATATCCCTTTAGTCTCCATAccctccgtgtgtgtgt
Above is a window of Choloepus didactylus isolate mChoDid1 chromosome 8, mChoDid1.pri, whole genome shotgun sequence DNA encoding:
- the CDK4 gene encoding cyclin-dependent kinase 4, which translates into the protein MATPRYEPVAEIGVGAYGTVYKARDPHSGHFVALKSVRVPNGGGAGGGLPISTVREVALLRRLEAFEHPNVVRLVDVCATARTDRETKVTLVFEHVDQDLRTYLDKAPPPGLPVETIKDLMRQFLRGLDFLHANCIVHRDLKPENILVTSGGTVKLADFGLARIYSYQMALTPVVVTLWYRAPEVLLQSTYATPVDMWSVGCIFAEMFRRKPLFCGNSEADQLGKIFDLIGLPPEDDWPRDVSLPRGAFSPRGPRPVQSVVPEMEESGAQLLLEMLTFNPHKRISAFRALQHSYLQKGDGNPE